One window of Sphingobacteriales bacterium genomic DNA carries:
- the folE gene encoding GTP cyclohydrolase I FolE, protein MKALNGNLNKKGLKIDISHKKNLHNRAELDLIENIGDHHLFTNINTPLREGAFDLDDDTKIELIEERFAEIMTIMGLDLNDDSLKGTPRRVAKMYIKEIFSGLHPDNKPEITLFDNKYGYHEMLIEKDITVHSNCEHHFVPIIGRAHIAYIPHQKVIGLSKINRLVQYYSKRPQVQERLTIQIAYELRKALQTPDVAVIIEADHSCVMMRGVQDCNSSTITTQYLGQFENPDIKNEFLKLLGK, encoded by the coding sequence ATGAAAGCATTAAATGGAAACCTGAATAAAAAAGGTTTAAAAATTGATATTTCCCATAAAAAAAACCTGCACAACAGGGCAGAACTGGATTTGATTGAAAACATAGGTGATCACCATCTATTCACCAATATCAATACCCCTTTGAGGGAGGGCGCATTTGATTTAGACGATGATACCAAAATTGAATTGATTGAAGAGCGATTTGCAGAAATCATGACCATCATGGGGCTTGATCTGAACGATGACAGCTTAAAAGGTACTCCACGCCGTGTTGCCAAAATGTACATCAAAGAAATATTCAGTGGGCTGCATCCGGACAATAAGCCCGAAATTACCCTGTTTGACAACAAGTACGGGTATCACGAAATGCTCATAGAAAAGGACATTACCGTTCATTCCAACTGTGAACACCATTTTGTTCCCATTATCGGAAGGGCACATATCGCATATATTCCCCACCAAAAAGTGATCGGGCTGTCAAAAATCAACCGCCTTGTTCAATATTACAGCAAACGCCCTCAAGTACAGGAGCGACTAACCATTCAAATTGCTTATGAACTTCGCAAGGCTTTGCAAACCCCTGATGTGGCCGTAATAATAGAAGCCGACCACTCCTGCGTCATGATGCGGGGTGTGCAGGACTGCAATTCGAGTACCATTACAACCCAATATCTGGGTCAGTTTGAAAATCCGGATATTAAAAACGAATTCCTTAAACTGCTCGGAAAGTAA
- a CDS encoding M48 family metalloprotease, with the protein MSNARTTGFRGGLVVAVIMAIFALIRYYSSSEYNPVLGEKQIVALSVDQEIALGLQSAPQMAQQHGGLHPDQKTQQYIKQVGHKIVSSSLAKSSEYEFDFHLLADPQTVNAFALPGGQVFITLALYNQLENEDQLAGVLGHEIGHVIGRHSAQRIAKQQLAEGLSGAAVLATYDPNNPATTQTAQIAAVITNLVTMKYGREDELQSDELGVRFMSEAGYDPNALIGVMQILKAAAGPNRQPEFFSSHPDPDNRVENIKVAIDKYYTGK; encoded by the coding sequence ATGTCAAACGCACGAACAACCGGTTTTCGGGGAGGCTTGGTGGTAGCCGTTATCATGGCGATTTTTGCGCTAATTCGCTATTACTCCAGTTCTGAGTACAATCCCGTTTTGGGCGAAAAGCAGATAGTTGCGTTATCTGTAGATCAGGAGATTGCCTTAGGTCTGCAAAGCGCACCTCAAATGGCACAACAACACGGTGGGTTGCATCCTGACCAAAAAACTCAGCAATACATTAAGCAGGTCGGCCATAAAATTGTGTCCTCATCCCTGGCAAAGTCTTCTGAATACGAATTTGATTTTCATTTGCTTGCCGATCCTCAAACCGTTAATGCCTTTGCTTTACCGGGGGGGCAGGTTTTTATCACGTTGGCATTGTATAATCAATTAGAAAATGAAGATCAGCTTGCCGGTGTTTTAGGACATGAAATCGGGCATGTCATTGGCAGGCACTCTGCACAAAGGATTGCCAAGCAACAGTTGGCCGAAGGGTTGAGCGGAGCCGCAGTTTTGGCTACCTACGACCCCAATAACCCTGCAACAACCCAAACCGCACAAATAGCCGCCGTTATCACCAATCTGGTTACCATGAAATACGGCCGGGAAGACGAGTTGCAATCCGATGAACTGGGTGTGCGGTTTATGAGCGAGGCCGGATATGATCCAAATGCCTTGATTGGAGTTATGCAGATTTTAAAAGCTGCCGCAGGCCCAAACCGGCAGCCTGAGTTTTTCAGCTCGCACCCCGATCCTGACAATAGGGTTGAAAATATCAAGGTGGCGATTGACAAATATTATACCGGTAAATAG
- a CDS encoding tetratricopeptide repeat protein — protein sequence MTTIKQILWVYLACLALFLNACKNNSEVNNPAPEIDQTKEEEAAAIRDIPQIKLLTDRIARDSANAELFFLRGNIYLKANIPNLAIADFYRSLALDSVNSSYYLAAAEVFFEKNDLTTAIRLLEKGQTLLPDSMNLKTELGKYYYYIQKYDTSTNLLKQVVSAQPQLADAHFWLAMNYRDRNEEAKAIEQLKQAIKADDAFYNAHIILANLLAKNNKPEALAQFDKAIALDSLSIEARYGKALFLQNSGKTEEALNAYRQIVLVEPQHADTHYNVGYIYFNRNDYETALKHFNMAIRVSPAYAKAYYMRGLCAEKTGKITDAKNDYQSALRFDPKLTLAQEALNRVQ from the coding sequence ATGACAACAATCAAGCAAATACTATGGGTTTATCTGGCCTGCTTAGCCTTATTTCTGAACGCCTGTAAGAACAATTCAGAAGTGAACAATCCGGCACCCGAAATTGACCAAACAAAAGAAGAAGAAGCCGCAGCCATTCGGGATATACCGCAGATAAAGTTGTTGACAGACAGAATTGCCAGAGATTCTGCCAATGCAGAACTGTTTTTTTTAAGAGGTAATATTTACCTCAAAGCCAATATTCCAAATTTGGCCATTGCAGACTTCTACCGTTCCTTAGCCCTTGATTCGGTCAACAGTTCTTATTATCTGGCAGCAGCCGAAGTGTTTTTTGAAAAAAACGATTTGACCACTGCCATCCGTTTGCTCGAAAAAGGGCAGACCTTGTTGCCGGATAGCATGAACCTGAAAACAGAACTGGGTAAATATTACTACTATATACAAAAATACGATACCTCCACCAACCTTTTAAAACAGGTAGTATCGGCACAACCCCAACTTGCGGATGCCCATTTTTGGCTGGCAATGAATTACCGCGACCGGAACGAAGAGGCTAAAGCCATCGAACAGCTCAAACAAGCCATTAAAGCCGATGATGCTTTTTACAATGCCCATATCATTCTGGCTAATTTATTGGCTAAAAATAACAAACCCGAAGCTCTTGCCCAATTCGACAAAGCCATTGCTCTCGATTCTTTAAGTATCGAAGCCCGTTATGGAAAAGCGCTCTTTTTGCAAAACTCGGGCAAAACCGAAGAAGCATTGAACGCCTACCGGCAAATTGTTTTGGTGGAGCCGCAACATGCCGATACACATTACAATGTAGGGTATATCTACTTTAACCGAAATGATTACGAAACGGCCCTCAAACATTTTAATATGGCCATCAGGGTTTCGCCGGCTTATGCCAAAGCCTATTATATGCGCGGATTATGTGCCGAAAAAACCGGAAAAATCACTGATGCCAAAAACGACTACCAAAGCGCACTGAGATTTGACCCAAAACTTACCTTAGCTCAGGAAGCGCTAAATCGGGTACAATGA
- a CDS encoding PD40 domain-containing protein, which translates to MFKYPFHSMVLMIFAVYFCFNPAVDDTLMSCNKVKSQVVWSSADSALLHPNEKYFSNIRQLTFGGDNAEAYFSFDNKQLILQIANPAKGIECDQIYHAAIPQKADEVFNPKLISTGSGRTTCSYFLPDGKSVLYASTHKSNPKCPETVDWRKLGKYVWPLYPEYEIYFADMSGKIIKQVTENNFYDAEATVSPDGRKIVFTSTRDGDIDLYVMNVDGSNVKRITHQLGYDGGAFFSPDSKSIVFRSSRPTSPEEVAEYKDLLSKNLVAPTNMEIYVCDADGDNLRQITKLGGANWAPFFHPSGKKIIFTSNHHTKGRGFPFNLFMIDITGENLEQISFDPAFDSFPMFSPDGKRIVFSSNRNNGGTRDTNVFIADWVAPE; encoded by the coding sequence ATGTTTAAGTATCCGTTTCATTCTATGGTTTTAATGATTTTCGCAGTTTATTTTTGTTTCAATCCTGCAGTTGATGACACTTTAATGTCGTGTAACAAGGTTAAATCTCAGGTTGTTTGGAGCTCTGCAGATTCTGCTTTGCTTCATCCAAATGAAAAATATTTTTCAAATATCAGGCAATTGACTTTTGGCGGCGATAATGCGGAAGCTTATTTTAGCTTCGACAACAAACAATTAATCCTTCAGATAGCAAACCCTGCGAAGGGGATTGAATGTGATCAGATTTACCATGCCGCTATTCCACAAAAAGCGGATGAAGTTTTCAACCCAAAACTGATTAGTACAGGCTCCGGCAGAACCACCTGTTCTTATTTTTTGCCCGATGGAAAATCTGTGTTATACGCCTCTACGCACAAGAGCAATCCCAAATGTCCCGAAACAGTTGACTGGCGAAAACTCGGGAAATATGTGTGGCCCTTATACCCTGAATATGAGATTTACTTTGCCGATATGTCCGGTAAAATCATTAAACAGGTAACCGAAAACAATTTCTATGATGCAGAGGCAACGGTTTCACCCGATGGTCGCAAAATCGTTTTTACCTCTACCCGTGACGGCGATATAGATTTGTATGTGATGAACGTGGACGGTTCAAATGTAAAAAGAATAACCCATCAGCTTGGATATGACGGGGGTGCATTCTTTTCTCCCGACAGCAAAAGTATTGTTTTCAGATCTTCACGACCGACATCACCGGAAGAGGTTGCTGAATATAAAGACCTGTTGTCGAAGAATCTGGTCGCACCTACCAATATGGAAATTTATGTGTGTGATGCAGATGGCGACAATCTCCGGCAGATTACCAAACTCGGCGGCGCAAACTGGGCACCTTTTTTCCACCCGTCCGGCAAAAAAATCATTTTTACCAGCAATCATCATACAAAAGGCAGGGGCTTTCCATTCAACCTGTTTATGATAGATATTACCGGCGAAAATCTGGAGCAAATTTCCTTTGACCCGGCTTTTGATTCGTTCCCCATGTTTTCGCCGGACGGTAAAAGGATTGTTTTCTCTTCAAACCGGAACAACGGCGGAACCAGAGATACCAACGTGTTTATTGCCGATTGGGTAGCACCTGAATAA
- a CDS encoding phosphotransferase family protein, which yields MPLSSNIDQAVAVRPGEELNLQALNHYLKDELSDFSEIIHIRQYPGGYSNLTYLIETQTRDYVLRRPPFGANIKSAHDMGREYQVISLLKQVYPQVPTAILYCNNENIIGSPFYLMEKVSGVILRNRPPKDLILTTELMGGISKAAIDNLANLHKINIYETGLIGLGKPEGFVERQVMGWIKRYRNAQTDVLTDMDFLADWTVSHLPPETKTPAFLHNDYKYDNLILNPDKLTQILAVLDWEMATVGDPLMDLGTTLAYWAEPDDHPALKQFSMTALPGNLSREEIAARYAQNTGSNLDNFVFYYAFACFKIGVIGQQIYARYQKGFTKDERFGNLIYLIKACARNGYLAVKQNRISRFEQ from the coding sequence ATGCCTTTATCGTCAAATATAGATCAGGCGGTTGCTGTTCGTCCGGGCGAAGAATTAAACCTTCAGGCTTTAAACCATTATTTAAAGGATGAACTGAGCGATTTTAGTGAGATTATTCACATCAGGCAGTATCCGGGCGGGTATTCAAACCTGACCTATCTGATAGAAACCCAAACCCGAGATTATGTTTTGCGACGGCCTCCTTTTGGCGCAAATATAAAATCAGCGCATGATATGGGGCGGGAATATCAGGTGATTAGTTTGTTGAAACAAGTATATCCACAGGTTCCGACCGCGATTTTGTATTGTAACAATGAAAACATTATCGGTTCACCTTTTTACCTGATGGAAAAAGTGAGCGGGGTGATTTTGAGAAACCGTCCTCCCAAAGACCTCATACTGACAACTGAGTTAATGGGCGGTATTTCAAAAGCTGCAATTGATAATCTTGCCAATCTCCACAAGATCAATATTTACGAAACAGGGTTAATCGGGCTGGGAAAACCCGAAGGATTTGTAGAAAGACAGGTCATGGGATGGATTAAACGGTATCGGAATGCCCAAACGGATGTTTTGACTGACATGGACTTTTTAGCAGATTGGACTGTCTCACATTTGCCTCCCGAAACCAAAACGCCTGCATTTTTACACAACGACTATAAATATGACAATCTGATTCTTAATCCGGACAAACTGACCCAAATTTTGGCCGTGTTAGATTGGGAAATGGCTACGGTTGGGGATCCTTTAATGGATTTGGGCACCACGCTTGCATATTGGGCAGAACCGGACGACCATCCCGCTTTGAAACAGTTTAGCATGACCGCTTTGCCCGGAAACCTGAGCCGTGAAGAAATTGCAGCGCGTTATGCTCAAAACACGGGAAGCAATTTAGATAACTTCGTTTTTTACTATGCTTTTGCTTGTTTTAAAATCGGGGTCATCGGGCAGCAAATCTATGCACGGTACCAAAAAGGCTTTACCAAAGATGAGCGTTTCGGCAATCTGATTTACCTCATAAAAGCATGTGCCCGCAACGGATATCTGGCGGTCAAACAAAACCGGATCAGCAGGTTTGAACAGTAA